Proteins co-encoded in one Ruegeria pomeroyi DSS-3 genomic window:
- the rpmA gene encoding 50S ribosomal protein L27, with translation MAHKKAGGSSRNGRDSIGRRLGVKKYGGEAVGAGNILVRQRGTKFWPGEGVGMGKDHTIFATVDGAVKFHKGLKKRTFISVLPVAEAAE, from the coding sequence ATGGCACATAAAAAAGCTGGCGGTTCCTCCCGTAACGGCCGCGACTCCATCGGTCGCCGTCTTGGCGTCAAGAAATACGGCGGCGAAGCTGTTGGCGCCGGCAACATCCTCGTGCGTCAGCGCGGCACCAAGTTCTGGCCGGGCGAAGGCGTTGGCATGGGCAAGGATCACACGATCTTTGCAACCGTCGACGGCGCCGTGAAGTTCCACAAGGGACTGAAAAAGCGCACCTTCATTTCGGTCCTGCCGGTGGCGGAGGCCGCAGAGTAA
- a CDS encoding HlyD family type I secretion periplasmic adaptor subunit, with the protein MADPKSKRRTWTTGRPFAVTVFSLIFLLGCLAVWSTRANISGAVIGSGTIEVSTTMTAVQHPIGGVVSEINVRNGDRVRAGDILVQLDSRQFHSDLNVVEGELFEVLANIARLQAIMDNRRQMELTPVLAEAVQTKPEVKLLVERQQQQLTAHFEAITSGMHLLDEQITQVRAEIAGVEAQLAAKLDEIDLLSLEIENAEQLAERKLITMSELYKLKKDDVTIRGEIGQNEAKIAELRGKISELNLKRLVVIPDAQEKAEEELRKLRPLRVRFMEMRLSLLDDLSKLEIRAPVNGKIHESQVQGRRSVITAAKPLMMIVPDDDPYQIGVRIAAADIDQVFIGQEASIKFRAFNARDLPIILGSVSRISPDVTLDPLTKKYHYEVKVALNAGEEAKLNGRELLPGMPVEAYIATESRTAINYVVRPIKRFFDRALRDT; encoded by the coding sequence ATGGCCGACCCGAAGTCGAAGCGCAGAACATGGACCACCGGCCGCCCGTTTGCGGTCACGGTTTTTTCGCTGATCTTTCTGCTGGGGTGCCTTGCCGTCTGGTCAACACGCGCCAATATCTCGGGCGCCGTGATCGGATCGGGAACGATCGAGGTTTCGACCACGATGACGGCAGTGCAACATCCGATCGGTGGGGTCGTCAGCGAGATCAACGTGCGCAATGGCGACCGCGTGCGTGCAGGCGATATCCTGGTACAGCTCGACAGCCGTCAGTTCCATTCCGATCTGAACGTGGTCGAGGGCGAGTTGTTCGAGGTGCTGGCGAATATCGCGCGGCTTCAGGCGATCATGGATAACCGGCGTCAGATGGAACTGACGCCGGTGCTGGCCGAGGCGGTCCAGACAAAGCCCGAGGTCAAGCTGCTGGTCGAGCGACAGCAACAGCAGCTGACCGCTCATTTCGAGGCGATCACCTCGGGCATGCATCTGCTGGATGAACAGATTACCCAGGTGCGTGCCGAAATCGCGGGGGTCGAGGCGCAGCTTGCGGCAAAGCTGGACGAGATCGATCTCTTGTCGCTGGAGATCGAGAACGCCGAACAGCTTGCGGAACGCAAGCTGATCACGATGTCCGAACTCTACAAACTGAAAAAGGATGACGTCACCATCCGGGGTGAAATCGGCCAGAACGAGGCCAAGATAGCCGAATTGCGCGGCAAAATCTCCGAACTGAACCTCAAGCGCCTCGTGGTGATCCCGGACGCTCAGGAAAAGGCCGAGGAAGAACTGCGCAAGTTGCGGCCGCTGCGGGTCCGCTTCATGGAGATGCGCCTTAGCCTGTTGGATGATTTGTCAAAGTTGGAGATCCGCGCCCCGGTCAACGGCAAGATTCACGAATCCCAGGTGCAGGGGCGGCGCTCGGTGATCACAGCCGCCAAGCCGCTGATGATGATCGTGCCCGATGACGATCCCTATCAGATCGGCGTACGCATCGCCGCGGCCGATATCGACCAGGTTTTCATCGGGCAGGAGGCCTCGATCAAGTTCCGGGCCTTCAACGCGCGCGACCTGCCGATCATCCTCGGGTCGGTGTCGCGGATATCGCCCGATGTCACGCTGGACCCGCTGACCAAGAAATATCACTACGAGGTCAAGGTGGCGTTGAACGCGGGCGAAGAGGCCAAGCTCAATGGGCGTGAACTGTTACCCGGAATGCCGGTCGAGGCCTATATCGCCACCGAAAGCAGGACCGCGATCAACTATGTCGTGCGCCCCATCAAGCGTTTCTTCGACCGGGCCTTGCGCGATACTTGA
- a CDS encoding DUF2059 domain-containing protein, which yields MRRGGVVLCLWLAAPVAAEQPFDDLARAMRLDEVVAILRDEGLGYGATLDAEFLGGSGGAFFTAQVDRIYAPDRMQAALSGALADHLDTEQAAAATAFFRTETGQAILTLENSARRAFADDGIEEMALERAERAGEDDTRLRQVAAYVAANDLVGQNVKGAISADFQFYRGLSDGQDLDRDDGAVLASLLEARDETEAETRRWVMGFLYFAYAPLEDAQMQANIDFSQSAAGQALNAALFDGFDRLYGEISYDLGRAVGFALKASDI from the coding sequence ATGCGGCGCGGCGGGGTGGTTCTGTGCCTGTGGCTGGCCGCACCGGTTGCGGCCGAGCAGCCTTTCGACGATCTGGCCCGCGCGATGCGGCTGGATGAGGTGGTTGCGATCCTGCGCGACGAGGGGCTTGGTTATGGCGCGACGCTGGATGCCGAGTTTCTTGGGGGCAGCGGCGGCGCCTTTTTCACCGCGCAGGTTGACCGCATCTATGCGCCGGACCGGATGCAGGCCGCACTCAGCGGCGCGCTGGCCGATCATCTGGATACCGAACAGGCCGCGGCAGCGACCGCGTTTTTCCGCACCGAAACCGGCCAGGCCATCCTGACGCTGGAAAACTCGGCCCGGCGCGCCTTTGCCGATGACGGGATCGAGGAAATGGCGCTGGAGCGGGCCGAACGGGCAGGGGAGGATGACACCCGCCTGCGCCAGGTGGCCGCCTATGTGGCAGCCAACGATCTGGTCGGGCAGAACGTCAAGGGCGCCATCAGCGCCGATTTCCAGTTCTATCGCGGCCTCAGCGACGGGCAGGATCTGGACCGCGATGACGGTGCGGTGCTGGCCAGCCTGCTGGAGGCGCGCGACGAGACCGAGGCCGAAACCCGGCGCTGGGTCATGGGCTTTCTCTATTTCGCCTATGCGCCGCTGGAAGATGCGCAGATGCAGGCCAATATAGACTTTTCCCAAAGCGCCGCCGGACAGGCGCTGAATGCGGCGCTGTTTGACGGGTTCGACCGGCTTTATGGCGAGATCTCCTATGACCTGGGCCGGGCGGTCGGCTTTGCGCTCAAGGCATCGGATATCTGA
- the obgE gene encoding GTPase ObgE produces MKFLDLAKVYIRSGSGGNGCVSFRREKFIEYGGPDGGDGGKGGSVWAEAVDGLNTLIDFRYQQHFFAQNGVPGKGQQRSGKDGEDIVLRVPVGTEILDEDEETVLADLTEVGQRVLLAKGGNGGFGNLHFKSATNQAPRRANPGQAGVDRTIWLRLKLIADVGLLGLPNAGKSTFLAATSNARPKIADYPFTTLHPNLGVVGVDNVEFVIADIPGLIAGAHEGRGIGDRFLGHVERCAVLLHLVDGTSGDLVEDYHTIIGELEAYGGDLAGKPRVTVLNKIDTLDDEERAFLVEELETASGGPVMMMSGASREGVTEVLRALRARIDANRLREKPVEESQPWQP; encoded by the coding sequence ATGAAATTTCTCGATCTTGCAAAGGTCTATATCCGCTCGGGTTCCGGCGGAAATGGCTGCGTCAGTTTCCGGCGCGAAAAATTCATCGAATATGGCGGCCCCGACGGGGGCGATGGCGGCAAGGGCGGCTCGGTCTGGGCCGAGGCGGTGGATGGGCTGAACACGCTCATCGACTTTCGCTATCAGCAGCATTTCTTTGCCCAGAACGGGGTGCCCGGCAAGGGGCAGCAGCGCTCGGGCAAGGATGGCGAGGATATCGTGCTGCGGGTGCCGGTTGGCACCGAGATCCTGGACGAGGACGAGGAAACCGTTCTGGCCGACCTGACCGAGGTGGGCCAGCGTGTGCTGCTGGCCAAGGGCGGTAATGGCGGTTTTGGCAACCTGCATTTCAAATCGGCCACCAACCAGGCGCCGCGCCGGGCCAACCCGGGCCAGGCCGGGGTGGATCGCACCATCTGGCTGCGGCTGAAGCTGATCGCCGATGTGGGCCTTCTGGGCCTGCCCAATGCGGGCAAGTCGACCTTTCTGGCCGCGACGTCCAACGCGCGGCCCAAGATCGCCGATTACCCCTTTACCACGCTGCATCCCAATCTGGGGGTTGTGGGCGTCGACAATGTGGAATTTGTGATCGCCGATATTCCCGGCCTGATTGCCGGCGCACATGAGGGGCGGGGCATCGGCGACCGTTTCCTGGGCCATGTGGAACGCTGCGCGGTGCTGTTGCATCTGGTCGATGGCACCTCGGGCGATCTGGTCGAGGATTACCACACCATCATTGGCGAGCTTGAGGCTTATGGCGGCGATCTGGCGGGCAAACCCCGCGTGACCGTGCTGAACAAGATCGACACGCTGGATGACGAAGAACGCGCCTTCCTGGTCGAAGAACTGGAGACCGCCTCGGGCGGGCCGGTGATGATGATGTCGGGCGCCTCGCGCGAGGGGGTGACCGAGGTGCTGCGCGCCCTGCGGGCCCGCATCGACGCCAACCGCCTGCGCGAAAAACCTGTGGAGGAGTCGCAGCCTTGGCAACCCTGA
- a CDS encoding LysE family translocator yields the protein MAVATTSFLLFAAAQVGTPGPANMALLATGARYGFRAALPFVAGVALGKQLVIWPVGFGLMELADRVPLLFQALKYLCVAYICWLAWKIANLRLAPGGGGDGAAPGFGAGLLVHPLNPKAWAMIVTGFAGFVAPGTAAFQATLTVALGLLACQAVFHPLWTFAGDRIAAVVAGRPGEKYLMWMLAGLTVASVIFGVFGGGAQK from the coding sequence ATGGCCGTTGCCACGACCAGCTTTCTGCTCTTTGCCGCCGCACAGGTAGGCACGCCGGGCCCGGCCAACATGGCCCTGCTGGCCACCGGTGCGCGCTATGGCTTTCGCGCGGCGCTGCCCTTTGTCGCCGGGGTGGCCCTGGGCAAGCAGCTGGTCATCTGGCCGGTGGGGTTTGGCCTGATGGAACTGGCCGACCGGGTGCCGCTGCTGTTTCAGGCGCTCAAATATCTTTGCGTGGCCTATATTTGCTGGCTGGCCTGGAAGATTGCCAATCTGCGCCTTGCCCCCGGTGGAGGCGGGGACGGGGCGGCGCCGGGGTTTGGGGCAGGCCTTCTGGTGCATCCGCTCAACCCCAAGGCCTGGGCGATGATCGTCACCGGTTTCGCCGGTTTCGTTGCGCCGGGCACCGCTGCTTTTCAGGCAACGCTGACCGTGGCGCTGGGGCTGTTGGCCTGTCAGGCGGTTTTCCACCCGCTCTGGACATTTGCAGGCGATCGTATCGCTGCGGTGGTTGCAGGACGGCCTGGCGAGAAATACCTGATGTGGATGCTGGCGGGGCTGACCGTTGCATCCGTGATTTTTGGTGTGTTCGGAGGAGGAGCACAGAAATGA
- a CDS encoding 50S ribosomal protein L21, with the protein MFAVLKTGGKQYKVQAGDVLRVEKLAADAGEKVQFNDVLMLGGDAPVVGAPLVDGAAVQAEVIDQIKGEKLIHFVKRRRKHSSQRTKGHRQKLTLVRITEILTSGADKTGVKAATGQAAAGAAAPAAAAPAAAGSDDLTKITGVGPAAAKKLVEAGIGSFAALAALSDEQIAAIDAVKVKPEWVEQAKELAQG; encoded by the coding sequence ATGTTTGCGGTCCTCAAGACTGGCGGCAAGCAGTACAAGGTTCAGGCGGGCGATGTGCTCCGCGTTGAAAAGCTGGCTGCCGATGCAGGTGAAAAAGTTCAATTCAACGACGTGCTGATGCTGGGCGGTGACGCACCGGTCGTGGGCGCGCCGCTGGTTGATGGCGCTGCCGTTCAGGCCGAAGTCATTGATCAGATCAAAGGCGAAAAGCTGATCCATTTCGTCAAGCGCCGTCGTAAGCACAGCTCGCAGCGCACCAAGGGCCACCGTCAGAAGCTGACCCTGGTCCGGATCACCGAGATCCTGACCTCGGGCGCCGACAAGACCGGTGTCAAGGCCGCGACCGGCCAGGCCGCCGCAGGTGCTGCTGCACCCGCAGCCGCAGCTCCCGCAGCCGCAGGTTCGGACGATCTGACCAAGATCACCGGTGTCGGCCCCGCCGCCGCCAAGAAACTGGTCGAAGCAGGCATTGGCAGCTTTGCCGCCCTGGCCGCCTTGTCGGACGAGCAGATTGCTGCTATCGACGCGGTCAAGGTGAAACCCGAATGGGTTGAGCAGGCCAAAGAGCTGGCTCAAGGCTAA
- the proB gene encoding glutamate 5-kinase, with the protein MATLTTARRLVVKIGSALLVDRNTGDLRADWLHSLAADVAWLKGLGLDVILVSSGSIALGRGVLGLPRTALPLEQSQAAAAVGQIRLARAYEEALAPHRITTAQVLVTLEDSEDRRRYLNSRATLETLLGLGAVPIVNENDTVATDEIRYGDNDRLAAQIAVTVGADQLILLSDVDGFYTGNPSDDPGATRFDVIDRITPEIVAMAGDAGSGLSKGGMKTKLMAAQMATAGGCAMAITEGSPLNPLKTLENGANCTWFTATLDPQAARKRWIAAMKPRGDITVDAGAARALEGGKSLLPAGVASVTGDFGRGDPVAILGPDGRRLGQGLCRYTGDEARAIRGRQSSDIEATLGYPGRAALIHRDDMAL; encoded by the coding sequence TTGGCAACCCTGACGACAGCCCGGCGGCTGGTGGTCAAGATCGGCTCGGCCCTGCTGGTCGATCGCAACACGGGCGACCTGCGCGCCGACTGGCTGCATTCTCTGGCGGCCGACGTGGCCTGGCTCAAGGGGCTGGGCCTGGATGTGATCCTGGTCTCGTCCGGCTCGATCGCGTTGGGGCGGGGCGTGTTGGGCCTGCCGCGCACGGCGCTGCCGCTGGAACAGTCGCAGGCCGCCGCCGCCGTGGGTCAGATCCGTCTGGCCCGCGCCTATGAAGAGGCGCTGGCCCCGCACAGGATCACAACCGCGCAGGTTCTGGTCACGCTGGAGGATAGCGAGGATCGCCGCCGCTATCTGAATTCGCGCGCGACGCTGGAAACGCTGCTGGGCCTTGGGGCGGTGCCCATCGTCAACGAGAACGACACCGTCGCCACCGACGAGATCCGCTATGGCGACAATGACCGGCTGGCTGCACAGATCGCGGTCACCGTGGGCGCCGATCAGCTGATTCTGCTGTCGGATGTGGACGGGTTCTATACCGGCAACCCCAGCGACGATCCGGGCGCCACCCGGTTCGACGTGATCGACCGGATCACGCCCGAGATCGTGGCGATGGCAGGGGATGCAGGCTCGGGCCTGTCCAAGGGCGGCATGAAGACCAAGCTGATGGCGGCACAGATGGCCACCGCCGGCGGCTGCGCCATGGCAATTACCGAAGGGTCGCCTCTGAACCCGCTGAAAACGCTGGAAAACGGTGCCAACTGCACCTGGTTCACCGCAACGCTTGATCCGCAGGCGGCGCGCAAACGCTGGATTGCGGCGATGAAGCCGCGCGGCGACATCACCGTCGATGCGGGTGCTGCGCGCGCGCTGGAGGGCGGCAAAAGCCTGCTGCCTGCGGGCGTGGCCTCGGTCACCGGCGATTTCGGGCGCGGCGATCCGGTGGCGATCCTCGGGCCTGACGGGCGGCGCCTGGGTCAGGGGCTGTGCCGCTATACCGGGGACGAGGCGCGCGCCATTCGCGGGCGGCAGTCTTCGGATATCGAGGCGACGCTGGGCTACCCAGGCCGCGCCGCGCTGATCCACCGGGACGACATGGCGCTTTGA
- a CDS encoding DUF2059 domain-containing protein: MTRLFRGALPLVLGSLFLVLALALPLRAADRARIEAFLVTTGFDVALDSIAQASASAPGMLGLEAESFGSQWTTLTREVFDTGVMRGRALDILEQTLSDTALDHAVGFYASDLGQRLVVAENAAHMADDDLKEEAGEAIVSELVRHGSTRIESLKRMNRAIDSSGTALRALQEIQLRFLLAASAAGVIELQMETEDLRELLRSNETEMRNALQLSALASAAYTYQAFSDHEVDTYTEALEQPLMQEVYELLNAVQYSIMADRFEVLAVRMADLQPVQDL, from the coding sequence ATGACACGACTGTTTCGCGGCGCTTTGCCCCTTGTTCTTGGCTCACTGTTCCTTGTTCTCGCCCTGGCTCTGCCGCTCAGGGCGGCGGATCGGGCGCGGATCGAGGCGTTTCTGGTGACCACCGGATTCGACGTGGCGCTGGATTCGATTGCCCAGGCTTCGGCCTCGGCACCCGGCATGCTGGGGTTGGAGGCCGAGAGCTTTGGCAGCCAGTGGACCACGCTGACGCGCGAGGTGTTCGATACCGGCGTGATGCGGGGGCGGGCGCTGGATATTCTGGAGCAGACGCTCAGCGACACGGCGCTTGATCATGCGGTGGGGTTTTATGCCTCGGATCTGGGCCAGCGTCTGGTGGTGGCCGAAAATGCCGCGCATATGGCCGATGACGACCTGAAGGAAGAGGCGGGCGAGGCGATCGTGTCGGAGCTGGTCCGGCATGGATCGACCCGGATCGAAAGCCTGAAACGGATGAACCGGGCCATCGATTCCTCGGGCACAGCGCTGCGGGCCTTGCAGGAGATTCAGTTGCGGTTCCTGCTGGCAGCCAGTGCCGCCGGGGTGATCGAGCTGCAGATGGAGACCGAGGACCTGCGCGAACTTCTGCGCAGCAACGAGACCGAAATGCGCAATGCGCTGCAACTGTCGGCGCTGGCCTCGGCCGCCTATACCTATCAGGCCTTTTCCGACCACGAGGTGGATACCTATACCGAGGCGCTGGAACAGCCGCTGATGCAGGAGGTGTATGAATTGCTGAACGCGGTGCAATATTCGATCATGGCCGACCGGTTCGAGGTGCTTGCGGTCCGCATGGCGGACCTTCAGCCGGTGCAGGATCTGTGA
- a CDS encoding GNAT family N-acetyltransferase, whose protein sequence is MKFDTIINQPVIETERFDLRPLRKSDMGLIEHYARDERVARMTTSIPHPLPPGMAEGFVARAMSEERTEDVWAMDATRDGGPELMGLISLERMDRNQSEVGYWVAPVFWNTGIASMAVEALVNANPLGNATMFASVFQDNPASARVLTHCGFQYLGDAESYSVARDAAVPTWTYSRKL, encoded by the coding sequence ATGAAGTTTGATACGATCATAAACCAACCGGTCATTGAAACCGAACGCTTTGACCTGCGCCCGCTGCGCAAGTCGGATATGGGCCTGATCGAGCATTACGCCCGTGACGAGCGGGTGGCGCGCATGACCACCTCGATCCCGCACCCGCTGCCGCCGGGCATGGCCGAGGGCTTTGTCGCCCGCGCCATGAGCGAGGAGCGCACCGAGGATGTTTGGGCGATGGATGCCACCCGCGACGGCGGGCCCGAGCTGATGGGCCTGATTTCGCTGGAACGGATGGATCGCAACCAGTCCGAGGTCGGGTATTGGGTCGCGCCCGTGTTCTGGAATACCGGCATCGCCTCGATGGCGGTCGAGGCGCTGGTGAATGCCAACCCGCTGGGCAACGCCACCATGTTCGCCAGCGTGTTTCAGGACAATCCGGCCTCGGCCAGGGTCTTGACCCATTGCGGGTTTCAGTATCTTGGAGATGCCGAGAGTTATTCGGTGGCCCGCGACGCCGCCGTCCCCACCTGGACCTATAGCCGCAAACTGTGA
- a CDS encoding type I secretion system permease/ATPase, translated as MNSAKALRGSARRAVRKGGLILSAAFLLSFAVNLLRLGGPFFMILVYDRVLTSRSMETLIALFSLLIVLLLVLGTLDYARKRLLARFGAQFQEQMEETLLRNSGRNHVFQHNKSKPAVGLDEVDGLRGFFHSGSLIAVFDFIWTPMFLTVVFFLHPLLGWACLGGVAVIGLLALAKAMFIGGRRERAKDSAGAVNNLRNILIASRETVRGQDMGVGFRPRWQQAREDARDEAIALKDWTGWFDSMSKVTVMVVRYSVLATGAYLTLNGALTVGVMVAATFMVTRILGPVDRFFTQIPQMFLARDHWRHLNSILASRAEELEDDYAEQPGALHQLVLDNVSVRSPITNNLILRSVSLVADAGEIIEINGLSSQGKTVLLETILGMWSTSSGSVLVEGRHSSRLTDTDARNLFGYAPDNPGFVAGTIEENISGLDPEATPDKVSLAARRARMHAAISSLPEGYKTRLDPRGNCLSSFERYQLGLARAFYGDPKLLLIDGLDSDMLVRIPKKLKATFDAFKKSGTTIILTSRDPSGLSNVDRRFQLQDGKLTLMPKAANSKRRVTEENGAESAAERPDAERSKRPNVSVLRNVNAQDPGKTGTR; from the coding sequence ATGAACTCGGCAAAAGCCCTCAGGGGGTCGGCCCGGAGAGCTGTCCGCAAGGGCGGACTCATCCTCAGCGCGGCGTTCCTTCTGAGTTTCGCGGTCAACCTGTTGCGGTTGGGCGGCCCGTTCTTCATGATCCTGGTCTATGACCGCGTTCTGACATCCAGGTCGATGGAGACATTGATCGCGCTGTTTTCGCTGCTGATTGTTCTCCTGCTGGTCCTTGGCACCCTGGATTATGCCCGCAAACGATTGCTGGCGCGGTTCGGGGCGCAGTTTCAGGAGCAGATGGAAGAAACGCTGCTCAGGAACTCGGGGCGAAACCATGTGTTTCAGCACAACAAGTCGAAACCGGCTGTGGGGCTGGACGAGGTGGACGGCTTGCGGGGGTTCTTTCACTCCGGTTCGCTGATCGCGGTGTTCGATTTCATCTGGACGCCGATGTTCCTGACTGTGGTGTTTTTCCTGCATCCGCTTCTTGGCTGGGCCTGTCTTGGCGGCGTGGCCGTGATTGGGCTGCTGGCTCTGGCAAAGGCGATGTTCATCGGCGGGCGCCGGGAGCGCGCCAAAGACAGCGCGGGCGCGGTCAACAATTTGCGCAACATCCTGATCGCCTCCCGGGAGACGGTGCGGGGTCAGGACATGGGGGTCGGGTTCCGGCCGCGCTGGCAGCAGGCGCGCGAGGACGCGCGCGACGAAGCGATCGCGCTCAAGGATTGGACGGGCTGGTTCGACAGCATGTCCAAGGTCACCGTCATGGTGGTGCGCTACTCGGTCCTGGCGACCGGCGCCTATCTGACGCTGAACGGAGCTTTGACGGTCGGGGTAATGGTGGCGGCCACCTTCATGGTCACGCGCATTCTGGGGCCGGTGGACCGCTTCTTTACGCAGATCCCGCAGATGTTCCTGGCGCGCGATCATTGGCGGCATCTGAACTCGATCCTGGCCTCGCGCGCCGAGGAGCTTGAGGATGACTATGCCGAGCAACCCGGCGCCTTGCATCAATTGGTTCTGGACAATGTCTCGGTGCGCTCGCCGATTACCAACAATCTGATCCTGCGGTCGGTATCGCTGGTTGCGGATGCCGGAGAGATCATCGAGATCAACGGGTTGTCGAGCCAGGGCAAGACGGTGCTTCTGGAAACCATCCTGGGGATGTGGTCGACCTCGTCCGGTTCCGTTCTGGTCGAAGGGCGGCACAGCTCGCGCCTGACCGACACGGATGCCCGAAACCTGTTCGGCTATGCCCCGGACAACCCGGGTTTCGTCGCGGGCACGATCGAGGAGAACATCTCGGGCCTGGATCCGGAAGCAACGCCGGACAAGGTGAGCCTTGCGGCCAGACGGGCGCGGATGCATGCCGCGATCAGCTCGCTGCCCGAAGGCTACAAGACCAGGCTGGACCCGCGCGGCAACTGCCTGTCGAGTTTCGAGAGATATCAACTTGGCCTGGCGCGGGCCTTTTACGGCGACCCCAAACTCTTGCTGATCGACGGGCTCGATTCCGACATGCTGGTCAGAATTCCGAAGAAACTGAAGGCGACGTTCGACGCGTTCAAGAAGAGTGGAACCACGATCATCCTGACGTCGCGCGATCCATCGGGTCTGTCCAACGTCGATCGGCGGTTCCAGTTGCAGGATGGCAAGTTGACCCTGATGCCCAAGGCGGCGAATTCCAAGCGCCGGGTTACTGAAGAAAACGGCGCCGAAAGCGCGGCAGAGCGCCCGGACGCGGAACGGTCGAAACGTCCGAACGTGTCGGTCCTGCGGAATGTGAACGCGCAGGACCCGGGAAAGACGGGAACGCGTTAA
- a CDS encoding glutamate-5-semialdehyde dehydrogenase has protein sequence MKDIADISATMTELGKRARAAAAQLAFASAEAKRAALIGAADAVWARRGEIIAANARDLEFGRDKGLSPAMMDRLMLDEARIQGIVDGLRTVADQDDPVGEVLAEWDMPSGIHIQRVRTPLGVIGVIYESRPNVTADAGALCLKSGNAVILRGGSESFHSSGAIHACLVAGLRAAGLPEDAIQLVPTRDRAAVSELLTMTDYVDVIVPRGGKGLVGLVQREARVPVFAHLEGIVHIYIDKAADPEKALRVVMNAKTRRTGICGAAECLLIHKDIADNLGADLVRALIEAGVEVRAEGLPGSLAATEADWGKEYLDMIIAAKVVDDVDAAIAHIRQYGSNHTDCVITEDDAVAARFFERLDSAILMHNASTQFADGGEFGMGAEIGIATGKMHARGPVGAAQLTSFKYLVRGNGTTRA, from the coding sequence ATGAAAGACATCGCCGACATCTCCGCCACCATGACCGAATTGGGCAAACGCGCCCGCGCCGCCGCGGCCCAATTGGCCTTTGCCAGCGCCGAGGCCAAGCGTGCCGCGCTGATCGGTGCCGCCGATGCGGTCTGGGCCCGGCGGGGTGAGATCATCGCCGCCAATGCGCGCGATCTGGAATTTGGCCGTGACAAGGGGCTGAGCCCGGCGATGATGGACCGGCTGATGCTGGACGAGGCGCGCATTCAGGGCATCGTCGACGGCTTGCGCACCGTGGCCGACCAGGATGATCCGGTGGGCGAGGTTCTGGCGGAATGGGACATGCCCTCGGGCATCCATATCCAGCGGGTGCGCACGCCGCTGGGGGTGATTGGGGTGATCTATGAAAGCCGCCCCAACGTGACAGCGGATGCCGGGGCGCTGTGCCTCAAATCGGGCAATGCGGTGATCCTGCGCGGCGGGTCCGAAAGCTTCCATTCCTCGGGTGCGATCCATGCCTGTCTGGTCGCGGGGCTGCGCGCCGCAGGCCTGCCCGAGGATGCGATCCAGCTGGTGCCGACCCGCGACCGGGCGGCGGTGTCCGAACTGCTGACCATGACCGATTATGTCGACGTGATCGTGCCGCGCGGCGGCAAGGGGCTGGTGGGTCTGGTACAGCGCGAGGCGCGGGTGCCGGTCTTTGCCCATCTCGAAGGCATCGTGCATATCTATATCGACAAGGCCGCCGATCCTGAAAAGGCGCTGCGCGTGGTGATGAATGCCAAGACGCGCCGCACCGGAATTTGTGGCGCAGCCGAATGTCTGTTGATTCACAAGGATATAGCGGACAATCTTGGTGCTGATCTGGTGCGCGCGCTGATCGAGGCCGGGGTCGAGGTGCGGGCCGAGGGGCTGCCCGGCTCGCTTGCCGCAACCGAGGCGGACTGGGGCAAGGAATACCTCGATATGATCATCGCGGCCAAGGTGGTCGATGACGTGGATGCGGCCATCGCTCATATCCGGCAGTATGGCTCGAACCACACCGATTGCGTGATCACCGAAGATGACGCGGTTGCCGCGCGCTTTTTCGAGCGGCTCGACAGCGCCATCCTGATGCACAATGCTTCGACCCAGTTTGCCGATGGCGGCGAGTTCGGCATGGGCGCCGAGATTGGCATCGCCACCGGCAAGATGCATGCGCGCGGCCCGGTGGGGGCGGCGCAGCTGACCAGTTTCAAATACCTGGTGCGCGGGAACGGAACGACCCGGGCCTGA